TCGTCAGGAGCTCCTGGACGTAGCTCTCGGTCGCCCGGGCGGGATAGACGAGGCCGCCGATCTCGGCCGGGCTGACGCGCCGGAACTCCTGCCGCGAGAACGACTGCTCGATCGCCTTCAGCGCCGGCCCGGCCACCAGGATGCCGGGCGGCGCGAAGAAGCTCACCTGGATCACGTCGGGGTCGTCCGCCGAGACGCGCACGTGCAGGCCGCCGGCCCGCTCCCCCACCTTCAGCTCGTGCCGGTTCACGGTCGGCGGCGCCACCCGCAGGTCGGCCACGTTCACGCCCGTCGACACGAGCCCGGCGATGATCGCCCGCTTCACCATTCGCGACGAGGGGTGCGCGTCGCGGCTGCAGACGACACGGTCGCCGCGCGGGAGCGTCGTCCCGTAGGCGACGCCGAGCCGGGCGGCCGCCTCGGAGGTGACGTCGACGTTCACGAGGCCGGTCACGCCGTCGCGGCCGAAGAGGGTCGTGATGCCGCGCGACTCCCAGATCAGGTTGGCGTTGATGGCCGCGCCCGCCTCGATCGTCTTGAACGGGTACACCTTGACGCCCGGCGCCAGCACCGCCTCGGCCCCGATGGAGCACTCGTCCCCCACGGCGACGCCGTCGTTCAGCACGGCGTGGGGGCGCACGTCGACGCCCTTGCCGAGGATCGTCCCCTCGACCCGCGCGCTGCGGCCGACGTAGCTGCCGGAGTCGACTGTGCTGCGCACGACGGTCGCGCCCTCCTTGACGACGACGTTCGGGCCGAGCACGGTGTACGGCCCGATGCGCGCGCCGGCGTCGACCTGGCAGAAGTTGCCGATGAACGCCGGGCCCTCGATCTGCTCGAGGTCGGGGAGCTGGACCCCCTCGCCGAGGAGCACGTTGTCGCGCAGGCGGATTCCGGACAGCTCGAGCTCGACGCTGCCGTCGAGCGCGTCGAAGTTCGCCTGCCGGTACTGGTCGAGGTTGCCGATGTCCTGCCAGTAGCCGGTTGCGACATGGCCGAGGATCGGCTTGCCCCGCTCCAGCAGGTCGGGGAAGAGCTGCTTGGAGAAGTCGTACGGCAGGCCCGGCGGCACCGCCCGCAAGACCTCCGGCTCGACGACGTAGACACCGGTGTTGATCGTGTCCGAGAAGACCTGGCCCCACGACGGCTTCTCCAGGAACCGCTCGACGCGCCCGTCCGAGTCGACGATGACGACGCCGAACTCGAGCGGGTTGTCGACCGACTTCAGCGCGAGCGTCGCGGCCGCGCCGCTCGACCGGTGGGCGGAGATCAGCTCGTCGAGGTCGAAGTCGCAGAGGGCGTCGCCGGAGATGACGAGGAACGTCTCGTCGAGCAGCTCCTCGGCGTTCTTGACGCTCCCGGCGGTGCCGAGCGGCCGCTCCTCGACCGAGTAGTGCAGCTCGACGCCCAGGGCCTCGCCGTCGTCGAAGTAGCCCCGGATCACCTGCGGCAGGTAGGCGACGGTGACGACGATGTCGGTCATCCCGTGGCGGC
Above is a genomic segment from Gaiellales bacterium containing:
- a CDS encoding sugar phosphate nucleotidyltransferase — encoded protein: MKAVVMAGGEGTRLRPLTSNQPKPMVPVAGKPCMQHIIELLRRHGMTDIVVTVAYLPQVIRGYFDDGEALGVELHYSVEERPLGTAGSVKNAEELLDETFLVISGDALCDFDLDELISAHRSSGAAATLALKSVDNPLEFGVVIVDSDGRVERFLEKPSWGQVFSDTINTGVYVVEPEVLRAVPPGLPYDFSKQLFPDLLERGKPILGHVATGYWQDIGNLDQYRQANFDALDGSVELELSGIRLRDNVLLGEGVQLPDLEQIEGPAFIGNFCQVDAGARIGPYTVLGPNVVVKEGATVVRSTVDSGSYVGRSARVEGTILGKGVDVRPHAVLNDGVAVGDECSIGAEAVLAPGVKVYPFKTIEAGAAINANLIWESRGITTLFGRDGVTGLVNVDVTSEAAARLGVAYGTTLPRGDRVVCSRDAHPSSRMVKRAIIAGLVSTGVNVADLRVAPPTVNRHELKVGERAGGLHVRVSADDPDVIQVSFFAPPGILVAGPALKAIEQSFSRQEFRRVSPAEIGGLVYPARATESYVQELLTKLDQEAIRQREFRIVLNYGLSAASLVLPTLIGELGVEMVALNAFIDSSTTPRVVDTAGALQATGGLVKAVGADMGILIDSAAERLWLVDEHSNPIAPETALLLFVRELAASNGGGGRVLVPINESRMVEEIAVANGHSLHVERTKASLGDLLAAAAAGDVVFAGASGGGYVFPEFLPAYDAVMSLGKLLELVAHSGRPLSALVEDLPRSTLVHVRAPCPWSAKGLAMRQLIEAVKGMQVDNMDGIKVYEPDGWVQVLPDPDEPVFHVYAEGESLEDSRRLEQKYRALLDGFVSATA